A section of the Bryobacteraceae bacterium genome encodes:
- the ackA gene encoding acetate kinase — protein MNILVPNLGSTSLKYQILAMPEERVLARGRFERVTDYRAAIREIRAGDTAVDAVAFKAVHGGPRYQGTFVIDEGVEQAMAQFLLAAPVHNAIYLEAIRAFRDVLPGVPLVAAFETEFHRNKPEYARVYGVPQDWRTDHGIERYGFHGASHEFVSLRVPEILGCAPADLRLASCHLGGSSSVCAIDRGVSVDTTMGFSPQSGLENATRHGDLDVFAVLYMMDRNGWNTEQVRTQLSRVSGLAGLSGVAGGDVRDIMEAARAGSAAAHLALDVFVYEVKKAVAGCAAAMNGLDAIAFTGGIGENSPALRRAICEGLAFLGVELDAAANEEGSGDRVISSAASRVRVVALATNEELIVARRAWRVLSRQ, from the coding sequence ATGAACATCCTGGTTCCGAACCTCGGGTCCACGTCGCTGAAGTACCAGATTCTCGCGATGCCAGAGGAGCGCGTACTGGCGCGCGGGCGCTTCGAGCGGGTGACGGACTACCGCGCCGCCATCCGCGAAATCCGCGCCGGCGACACGGCCGTGGACGCGGTGGCGTTCAAGGCCGTCCACGGCGGCCCGCGCTACCAGGGCACGTTTGTGATCGACGAGGGCGTCGAACAGGCCATGGCGCAGTTCCTGCTGGCCGCGCCGGTGCACAACGCCATCTACCTGGAAGCGATCCGCGCCTTCCGCGACGTCCTGCCCGGCGTGCCGCTGGTGGCCGCTTTTGAGACGGAATTTCACCGCAACAAGCCGGAATACGCCCGCGTGTACGGGGTCCCGCAGGACTGGCGGACCGATCATGGCATCGAAAGATACGGCTTCCACGGAGCCTCGCACGAATTCGTGAGCCTGCGTGTGCCGGAAATTCTCGGCTGCGCCCCCGCCGACCTGCGGCTGGCGAGCTGCCATCTGGGAGGCAGCAGCTCGGTGTGCGCCATCGACCGCGGCGTCAGCGTGGACACGACGATGGGCTTTTCGCCGCAATCGGGCCTCGAAAACGCCACCCGCCACGGCGACCTCGACGTCTTCGCCGTGCTCTACATGATGGACCGCAACGGCTGGAACACGGAGCAGGTGCGCACGCAACTGTCGCGCGTCAGCGGCCTGGCCGGCCTGTCCGGAGTGGCGGGCGGCGACGTGCGTGACATCATGGAGGCCGCCCGGGCCGGCTCGGCCGCGGCCCATCTCGCGCTCGACGTGTTCGTCTATGAGGTGAAAAAGGCCGTTGCCGGATGCGCGGCGGCAATGAACGGCCTGGACGCCATTGCCTTCACCGGCGGCATTGGCGAAAACAGCCCGGCGCTGCGGCGGGCCATCTGCGAGGGACTCGCTTTTCTTGGCGTCGAGCTCGACGCCGCCGCCAACGAGGAAGGCTCCGGCGACCGGGTGATCTCGTCGGCCGCATCCCGCGTGCGCGTGGTGGCGCTGGCGACCAACGAGGAACTGATCGTCGCCCGCCGCGCCTGGCGCGTGCTTTCGCGTCAGTGA
- a CDS encoding NADH oxidase — MKLVVVGGVAAGLSAASRARRLDPAAEILVLEKGSRISWGACGLPYLIEGQVSSMDELVVYPREFFEKERNIRIRTQAEVAAVRHGAREVVLANGERIPYDRLVWAAGARPARQSHSERVFHLHSDTDGERLNGFLERERPRTAAVVGGGYIGLETATALRARGLMVRLFHDATTLLNREDAWLTQRVVERLEQCGVEVRLNEPADPDRVEADVVIDATGLRPNVEILAEAGAALGRTGALAVDEYQETSLRGVFAAGDCCEARHIVSGRAVWIPLGTTANRMGRVAGANAAGRRERFPGVAGTSIVRVAGLGVGVTGLSQQQARREGFSPVEAVIEARERARYFLGRRLAVQLVADRTSGRLLGGAALGDQGVLARIDTLAAALAARMTVEDLAGLDLAYAPPYSTVMDPLLVAAQQLLRML; from the coding sequence ATGAAGCTGGTGGTGGTGGGCGGCGTGGCCGCGGGGCTGAGCGCCGCTTCCAGGGCGCGCCGGCTGGATCCCGCCGCGGAAATCCTGGTTCTTGAGAAAGGCAGCCGGATCTCCTGGGGCGCCTGCGGACTGCCGTATCTGATCGAAGGCCAGGTGTCTTCGATGGATGAGCTGGTGGTTTATCCGCGGGAATTTTTCGAAAAAGAGCGGAATATTCGCATCCGCACCCAGGCGGAAGTCGCCGCCGTACGGCACGGCGCGCGCGAGGTTGTCCTGGCCAATGGCGAGCGCATCCCCTATGACCGGCTGGTGTGGGCGGCAGGCGCCCGGCCGGCGCGTCAGTCCCATTCGGAGCGGGTGTTTCATCTCCATTCGGACACGGATGGCGAGCGGCTGAACGGATTTCTCGAACGGGAACGTCCGCGGACGGCCGCGGTGGTGGGCGGAGGCTACATCGGGCTGGAGACGGCCACCGCGCTGCGGGCGCGCGGCCTGATGGTGCGGCTCTTCCACGACGCAACGACGCTTCTCAACCGCGAGGACGCCTGGCTGACGCAACGCGTGGTGGAGCGTCTGGAGCAGTGCGGCGTCGAAGTGCGGCTGAACGAGCCCGCCGACCCGGACCGCGTGGAGGCTGATGTCGTGATCGATGCGACCGGTCTCCGGCCCAACGTGGAGATCCTGGCCGAGGCCGGGGCGGCGCTGGGACGCACGGGCGCGCTTGCCGTGGACGAGTATCAGGAGACCTCGCTGCGCGGCGTCTTTGCCGCGGGCGACTGCTGCGAGGCGCGCCACATCGTCAGCGGCCGCGCCGTGTGGATTCCGCTGGGCACCACTGCAAACAGGATGGGACGCGTGGCTGGCGCCAACGCCGCCGGGCGGCGCGAGCGCTTCCCGGGCGTGGCGGGCACGTCGATCGTGCGCGTGGCGGGGCTCGGCGTGGGCGTCACCGGCCTGTCCCAGCAGCAGGCGCGCCGCGAGGGCTTTTCGCCGGTGGAAGCGGTGATTGAAGCGCGCGAGCGGGCCCGCTACTTCCTCGGGCGCAGGCTCGCCGTGCAGTTGGTGGCGGACCGCACCAGCGGGCGGCTCCTGGGCGGGGCGGCCCTTGGGGACCAGGGCGTGCTCGCGCGGATCGACACGTTGGCGGCGGCGCTGGCGGCGCGCATGACGGTGGAAGACCTGGCCGGGCTGGACCTGGCTTACGCGCCGCCCTATTCCACGGTGATGGATCCGTTGCTGGTGGCCGCGCAGCAGCTCCTCCGCATGCTCTGA